In Macaca fascicularis isolate 582-1 chromosome X, T2T-MFA8v1.1, one DNA window encodes the following:
- the CACNA1F gene encoding voltage-dependent L-type calcium channel subunit alpha-1F isoform X2, producing the protein MKALVPLLHIALLVLFVIIIYAIIGLELFLGRMHKTCYFLGSDLEAEEDPSPCASSGSGRACTLNQTECRGRWPGPNGGITNFDNFFFAMLTVFQCVTMEGWTDVLYWMQDAMGYELPWVYFVSLVIFGSFFVLNLVLGVLSGEFSKEREKAKARGDFQKQREKQQMEEDLRGYLDWITQAEELDMEDPSADGPQLTELTNRRRGRLRWFSHSTRSTHSTSSHASLPASDTGSMTETQGDEDEEEGALASCTRCLNKIMKTRVCRRLRRANRVLRARCRRAVKSNACYWAVLLLVFLNTLTIASEHHGQPVWLTQIQEYANKVLLCLFTVEMLLKLYGLGPSAYVSSFFNRFDCFVVCGGILETTLVEVGTMQPLGISVLRCVRLLRIFKVTRHWASLSNLVASLLNSMKSIASLLLLLFLFIIIFSLLGMQLFGGKFNFDQTHTKRSTFDTFPQALLTVFQILTGEDWNVVMYDGIMAYGGPFFPGMLVCIYFIILFICGNYILLNVFLAIAVDNLASGDAGTAKDKGGEKSSEKDLPPENEGLVPGVEKEEEEGTRREGAEIGLFQDHPENNRLDMEEEEEEEEEEEEEGAGGVELLQEVVPKEKVVPIPEGSAFFCLSQTNPLRKGCHTLIHHHVFTNLILVFIILSSVSLAAEDPIRAHSFRNHILGYFDYAFTSIFTVEILLKMTVFGAFLHRGSFCRSWFNMLDLLVVSVSLISFGIHSSAISVVKILRVLRVLRPLRAINRAKGLKHVVQCVFVAIRTIGNIMIVTTLLQFMFACIGVQLFKGKFYTCTDEAKHTPQECKGSFLVYPDGDVSRPLVRERLWVNSDFNFDNVLSAMMALFTVSTFEGWPALLYKAIDAYAEDHGPIYNYRVEISVFFIVYIIIIAFFMMNIFVGFVIITFRAQGEQEYQNCELDKNQRQCVEYALKAQPLRRYIPKNPHQYRVWATVNSAAFEYLMFLLILLNTVALAMQHYEQTAPFNYAMDILNMVFTGLFTIEMVLKIIAFKPKHYFTDAWNTFDALIVVGSVVDIAVTEVNSSEDSSRISITFFRLFRVMRLVKLLSKGEGIRTLLWTFIKSFQALPYVALLIAMIFFIYAVIGMQMFGKVALQDGTQINRNNNFQTFPQAVLLLFRCATGEAWQEIMLASLPGNRCDPESDFGPGEEFTCGSNFAIAYFISFFMLCAFLIINLFVAVIMDNFDYLTRDWSILGPHHLDEFKRIWSEYDPGAKGHIKHLDVVALLRRIQPPLGFGKLCPHRVACKRLVAMNMPLNSDGTVTFNATLFALVRTSLKIKTEGNLEQANQELRIVIKKIWKRMKQKLLDEVIPPPDEEEVTVGKFYATFLIQDYFRKFRRRKEKGLLGNEAAPSTSSALQAGLRSLQDLGPEMRQALTCEEEEEEGQEGVEEEDEKDLETNKATMVSQPPSRRGSRISVSLPVGDRLPDSLSLGPSDDDRGTPTSSQPSVPQAGSNTHRRGSGALIFTIPEEGNSQPKGTRGQDKQDEDEEVPDRLSYLDEQAGTPPYPVLLPPHRAQRYMDGHLAPRRRLLPPTPAGRKPSFTIQCLQRQGSCEDLPIPGTYHRGRNSGPNRAQGSWATPPQRGRLLYAPLLLVEEGAAGEGYLGRSSGPLRTFTCLHVPGTHSDPSHGKRGSADSLVEAVLISEGLGLFARDPRFVALAKQEIADACRLTLDEMDSAASDLLAQGTSSLYSDEESILSRFDEEDLGDEMACVHAL; encoded by the exons ACCTGGAAGCGGAGGAGGACCCATCGCCCTGTGCCTCTTCGGGATCGGGGCGTGCATGCACGCTGAACCAGACTGAGTGCCGCGGGCGCTGGCCAGGACCCAATGGAGGCATCACCAACTTTGACAACTTCTTCTTCGCCATGCTGACAGTCTTCCAGTGCGTCACCATGGAAGGCTGGACCGATGTGCTGTACTGG ATGCAAGATGCCATGGGGTATGAACTGCCCTGGGTGTACTTTGTGAGCCTTGTCATCTTTGGGTCCTTCTTCGTCCTCAACCTTGTGCTTGGCGTCCTGAGTGG GGAGTTCtccaaggagagagagaaagcaaaagctCGTGGGGACTTCCAGAAGCAGCGGGAGAAGCAGCAGATGGAGGAGGACCTGCGGGGCTACCTGGACTGGATCACTCAAGCCGAAGAGCTGGACATGGAGGACCCCTCCGCCGATG GGCCACAGCTGACCGAGCTGACCAATAGAAGGCGTGGACGTCTGCGCTGGTTCAGTCATTCCACTCGCTCCACACACTCCACCAGCAGCCATG CCAGCCTCCCAGCCAGTGACACCGGTTCAATGACAGAGACCCAAGGCgatgaggatgaggaggaaggggCTCTGGCCAGCTGTACACGCTGCCT AAACAAGATCATGAAAACCAGGGTCTG ccGCCGCCTCCGCCGAGCCAACCGGGTCCTTCGGGCACGCTGCCGTCGGGCTGTGAAGTCCAATGCCTGCTACTGGGCTGTACTGTTGCTCGTCTTCCTCAACACGCTGACCATCGCCTCTGAGCACCACGGGCAGCCTGTGTGGCTCACCCAGATCCAGG AGTACGCCAACAAAGTGTTGCTCTGTCTGTTCACGGTGGAGATGCTTCTCAAGCTGTATGGTCTGGGCCCCTCTGCCTATGTCTCTTCCTTCTTCAACCGCTTTGACTGCTTCGTGGTCTGTGGGGGCATCCTGGAGACCACCTTGGTGGAGGTGGGCACCATGCAGCCCTTGGGCATCTCAGTGCTCCGATGTGTGCGCCTCCTCAGGATCTTTAAGGTCACCAG ACACTGGGCATCTCTGAGCAATCTGGTGGCATCCCTGCTCAATTCAATGAAATCCATCGCATCCTTGctgcttcttctcttcctcttcatcaTTATCTTCTCCCTGCTTGGCATGCAGCTGTTTGGGGGCAAGTTCAACTTTGACCAGACCCACACCAAGCGAAGCACCTTTGACACGTTCCCCCAGGCCCTCCTCACTGTCTTTCAG ATCCTGACAGGTGAGGACTGGAATGTGGTCATGTATGATGGTATCATGGCATACGGTGGTCCCTTCTTCCCAGGAATGCTGGTGTGCATCTATTTCATCATTCTCTTCATCTGTGGCAACT ACATCCTGTTGAACGTGTTTCTTGCCATTGCTGTGGACAACCTGGCTAGTGGAGATGCAGGCACTGCCAAGGACAAGGGCGG GGAGAAGAGCAGTGAGAAGGACCTCCCACCGGAGAATGAAGGCCTG GTGCCTggtgtggagaaagaggaagaggagggtacaaggagggaaggagcag AGATCGGCCTTTTCCAAGATCATCCTGAAAATAACAGACTTG acatggaggaggaggaggaagaagaagaggaagaagaggaagaaggtgcAGGCGGTGTGGAACTCCTGCAGGAAGTTGTACCCAAGGAGAAGGTGGTACCCATCCCTGAGGGCAGCgccttcttctgcctcagccaaaCCAACCC GCTGAGGAAGGGCTGCCACACCCTCATCCACCATCATGTCTTCACCAATCTTATCCTGGTGTTCATCATCCTCAGCAGTGTGTCCCTGGCCGCTGAGGACCCCATCCGAGCCCACTCCTTCCGCAACCAC ATTCTGGGTTACTTCGATTATGCCTTCACCTCCATTTTCACTGTGGAGATTCTACTAAAG ATGACAGTGTTTGGGGCCTTCCTGCACCGCGGCTCCTTCTGCCGTAGCTGGTTTAATATGTTGGATCTGCTAGTGGTCAGTGTGTCCCTCATCTCCTTTGGCATCCA CTCCAGTGCCATCTCAGTGGTGAAGATTCTGCGAGTACTGCGAGTACTGCGGCCCCTCCGAGCCATCAACAGGGCCAAGGGACTCAAG CATGTGGTGCAGTGTGTATTTGTGGCCATCCGGACCATCGGGAACATCATGATTGTCACCACACTACTGCAATTTATGTTCGCCTGCATCGGGGTGCAGCTCTTCAAG GGGAAATTCTACACCTGCACGGACGAGGCCAAACACACCCCTCAAGAATGCAA GGGCTCCTTCCTGGTGTACCCAGATGGAGATGTGTCACGGCCCCTGGTCCGGGAGCGGCTCTGGGTCAACAGTGATTTCAACTTTGACAATGTCCTTTCAGCCATGATGGCCCTGTTCACTGTCTCCACCTTTGAAGGCTGGCCTGC ACTGCTATACAAGGCCATCGATGCTTATGCAGAGGACCACGGCCCCATCTATAATTACCGTGTGGAAATCTCAGTGTTCTTCATTGTCTACATCATCATCATTGCGTTCTTCATGATGAACATCTTCGTGGGCTTCGTCATCATCACCTTCCGTGCCCAGGGCGAGCAGGAGTATCAAAACTGTGAGCTGGACAAGAACCAG CGTCAGTGTGTGGAATATGCCCTCAAGGCCCAGCCACTCCGTCGTTACATCCCCAAGAACCCGCATCAGTATCGTGTGTGGGCCACTGTGAACTCTGCTGCCTTCGAGTACCTGATGTTCCTGCTCATCCTGCTCAACACAGTTGCCCTAGCCATGCAG CACTATGAGCAGACTGCTCCCTTCAACTACGCCATGGACATCCTCAACATGGTCTTCACTGGTCTCTTCACTATTGAGATGGTGCTCAAAATCATCGCCTTCAAGCCCAAG CATTACTTTACTGACGCCTGGAACACGTTTGATGCTCTTATCGTGGTGGGCAGCGTAGTAGATATTGCCGTCACTGAAGTCAAT AGCTCTGAGGACAGCTCCCGCATTTCCATCACCTTCTTTCGCCTCTTCCGAGTCATGCGGCTGGTCAAGCTTCTCAGTAAGGGTGAAGGGATCCGCACATTGCTCTGGACATTCATCAAGTCCTTCCAG GCCTTGCCCTATGTGGCTCTTCTCATCGCAATGATATTCTTCATCTATGCCGTCATTGGCATGCAG ATGTTCGGCAAGGTGGCTCTTCAGGATGGCACACAGATAAACCGAAACAACAACTTCCAGACTTTTCCACAGGCTGTGCTGCTTCTGTTCAG GTGTGCCACTGGTGAGGCATGGCAGGAGATAATGCTTGCCAGCCTTCCCGGAAATCGGTGTGATCCTGAGTCTGACTTCGGCCCTGGTGAAGAGTTTACCTGTGGTAGCAATTTTGCCATCGCCTATTTCATCAGCTTCTTCATGCTCTGTGCCTTCCTG ATCATAAATCTCTTTGTGGCTGTGATCATGGACAACTTTGATTATCTCACCAGAGATTGGTCCATCCTGGGCCCCCATCACCTTGATGAATTCAAGAGGATCTGGTCTGAATATGACCCTGGGGCCAA ggGCCACATCAAACACTTGGATGTGGTTGCCCTGCTGAGACGTATCCAGCCCCCTCTGGGATTCGGGAAGCTGTGCCCACACCGAGTAGCCTGCAAG AGACTTGTGGCAATGAACATGCCCCTCAACTCAGATGGGACGGTGACATTCAACGCCACACTCTTTGCCCTGGTCCGGACATCCCTGAAGATCAAGACAGAAG GGAACCTGGAGCAAGCCAACCAGGAGCTGCGGATTGTCATCAAAAAGATCTGGAAGCGGATGAAGCAGAAGCTGCTAGATGAGGTCATCCCCCCACCAGACG AGGAGGAGGTCACCGTGGGCAAATTCTACGCCACATTTCTGATCCAGGACTATTTCCGCAAAttcaggaggaggaaagaaaaagggctACTAGGCAACGAGGCCGCCCCTAGCACCTCCTCCGCCCTTCAG GCTGGTCTGCGGAGCCTGCAGGACTTGGGTCCTGAGATGCGGCAGGCCCTCAcctgtgaggaggaggaagaagaggggcaggagggagtggaggaggaagatgagaagGACTTGGAAACTAACAAA GCCACGATGGTCTCCCAGCCCCCATCTCGCCGGGGCTCCAGGATTTCTGTGTCTCTGCCTGTCGGGGACAGACTTCCAGATTCACTCTCCCTTGGGCCCAGTGATGATGATAGGGGGACTCCCACCTCCAGTCAGCCCAGTGTGCCCCAGGCTGGATCCAACACCCACAG GAGAGGCTCTGGGGCTCTCATTTTCACCATCCCAGAAGAAGGAAATTCTCAGCCCAAGGGAACCAGAGGTCAAGACAAGcaggatgaggatgaggaagtCCCTGATCG GCTCTCCTACCTAGATGAGCAGGCAGGGACTCCCCCGTACCCAGTCCTTTTGCCACCTCACAGAGCTCAGAGATACATGGATGGGCACCTTGCACCACGCCGCCGTCTGTTGCCCCCCACACCTGCAG gtCGGAAGCCCTCCTTCACCATCCAGTGTCTGCAGCGCCAGGGCAGTTGTGAGGATTTACCCATCCCAGGCACCTATCATCGTGGGCGAAATTCAGGGCCCAATAGGGCTCAG GGTTCCTGGGCAACACCACCTCAGCGGGGTCGGCTCCTGTATGCTCCGCTGTTGTTGGTGGAAGAGGGTGCAGCGGGGGAGGGGTACCTCGGCAGATCCAGTGGCCCACTGCGCACCTTCACCTGTCTGCACGTGCCTGGAACCCACTCGGACCCCAGCCATGGGAAGAGGGGCAGTGCCGACAGCTTGGTGGAGGCT GTGCTCATATCGGAGGGTCTGGGCCTCTTTGCTCGAGACCCACGTTTCGTGGCCCTGGCCAAGCAGGAGATTGCAGATGCATGTCGCCTGACACTGGATGAGATGGACAGTGCTGCCAGTGACCTGCTGGCACAGGGAACCAGCTCGCTCTATAGCGACGAGGAGTCCATCCTTTCCCGCTTCGACGAGGAGGACTTGGGAGACGAGATGGCCTGCGTCCATGCCCTCTGA
- the CACNA1F gene encoding voltage-dependent L-type calcium channel subunit alpha-1F isoform X14: MKALVPLLHIALLVLFVIIIYAIIGLELFLGRMHKTCYFLGSDLEAEEDPSPCASSGSGRACTLNQTECRGRWPGPNGGITNFDNFFFAMLTVFQCVTMEGWTDVLYWMQDAMGYELPWVYFVSLVIFGSFFVLNLVLGVLSGEFSKEREKAKARGDFQKQREKQQMEEDLRGYLDWITQAEELDMEDPSADGNLGPQLTELTNRRRGRLRWFSHSTRSTHSTSSHASLPASDTGSMTETQGDEDEEEGALASCTRCLNKIMKTRVCRRLRRANRVLRARCRRAVKSNACYWAVLLLVFLNTLTIASEHHGQPVWLTQIQEYANKVLLCLFTVEMLLKLYGLGPSAYVSSFFNRFDCFVVCGGILETTLVEVGTMQPLGISVLRCVRLLRIFKVTRHWASLSNLVASLLNSMKSIASLLLLLFLFIIIFSLLGMQLFGGKFNFDQTHTKRSTFDTFPQALLTVFQILTGEDWNVVMYDGIMAYGGPFFPGMLVCIYFIILFICGNYILLNVFLAIAVDNLASGDAGTAKDKGGEKSSEKDLPPENEGLVPGVEKEEEEGTRREGADMEEEEEEEEEEEEEGAGGVELLQEVVPKEKVVPIPEGSAFFCLSQTNPLRKGCHTLIHHHVFTNLILVFIILSSVSLAAEDPIRAHSFRNHMTVFGAFLHRGSFCRSWFNMLDLLVVSVSLISFGIHSSAISVVKILRVLRVLRPLRAINRAKGLKGKFYTCTDEAKHTPQECKGSFLVYPDGDVSRPLVRERLWVNSDFNFDNVLSAMMALFTVSTFEGWPALLYKAIDAYAEDHGPIYNYRVEISVFFIVYIIIIAFFMMNIFVGFVIITFRAQGEQEYQNCELDKNQRQCVEYALKAQPLRRYIPKNPHQYRVWATVNSAAFEYLMFLLILLNTVALAMQHYEQTAPFNYAMDILNMVFTGLFTIEMVLKIIAFKPKHYFTDAWNTFDALIVVGSVVDIAVTEVNSSEDSSRISITFFRLFRVMRLVKLLSKGEGIRTLLWTFIKSFQALPYVALLIAMIFFIYAVIGMQMFGKVALQDGTQINRNNNFQTFPQAVLLLFRCATGEAWQEIMLASLPGNRCDPESDFGPGEEFTCGSNFAIAYFISFFMLCAFLIINLFVAVIMDNFDYLTRDWSILGPHHLDEFKRIWSEYDPGAKGHIKHLDVVALLRRIQPPLGFGKLCPHRVACKRLVAMNMPLNSDGTVTFNATLFALVRTSLKIKTEGNLEQANQELRIVIKKIWKRMKQKLLDEVIPPPDEEEVTVGKFYATFLIQDYFRKFRRRKEKGLLGNEAAPSTSSALQAGLRSLQDLGPEMRQALTCEEEEEEGQEGVEEEDEKDLETNKATMVSQPPSRRGSRISVSLPVGDRLPDSLSLGPSDDDRGTPTSSQPSVPQAGSNTHRRGSGALIFTIPEEGNSQPKGTRGQDKQDEDEEVPDRLSYLDEQAGTPPYPVLLPPHRAQRYMDGHLAPRRRLLPPTPAGRKPSFTIQCLQRQGSCEDLPIPGTYHRGRNSGPNRAQGSWATPPQRGRLLYAPLLLVEEGAAGEGYLGRSSGPLRTFTCLHVPGTHSDPSHGKRGSADSLVEAVLISEGLGLFARDPRFVALAKQEIADACRLTLDEMDSAASDLLAQGTSSLYSDEESILSRFDEEDLGDEMACVHAL, translated from the exons ACCTGGAAGCGGAGGAGGACCCATCGCCCTGTGCCTCTTCGGGATCGGGGCGTGCATGCACGCTGAACCAGACTGAGTGCCGCGGGCGCTGGCCAGGACCCAATGGAGGCATCACCAACTTTGACAACTTCTTCTTCGCCATGCTGACAGTCTTCCAGTGCGTCACCATGGAAGGCTGGACCGATGTGCTGTACTGG ATGCAAGATGCCATGGGGTATGAACTGCCCTGGGTGTACTTTGTGAGCCTTGTCATCTTTGGGTCCTTCTTCGTCCTCAACCTTGTGCTTGGCGTCCTGAGTGG GGAGTTCtccaaggagagagagaaagcaaaagctCGTGGGGACTTCCAGAAGCAGCGGGAGAAGCAGCAGATGGAGGAGGACCTGCGGGGCTACCTGGACTGGATCACTCAAGCCGAAGAGCTGGACATGGAGGACCCCTCCGCCGATGGCAACCTTG GGCCACAGCTGACCGAGCTGACCAATAGAAGGCGTGGACGTCTGCGCTGGTTCAGTCATTCCACTCGCTCCACACACTCCACCAGCAGCCATG CCAGCCTCCCAGCCAGTGACACCGGTTCAATGACAGAGACCCAAGGCgatgaggatgaggaggaaggggCTCTGGCCAGCTGTACACGCTGCCT AAACAAGATCATGAAAACCAGGGTCTG ccGCCGCCTCCGCCGAGCCAACCGGGTCCTTCGGGCACGCTGCCGTCGGGCTGTGAAGTCCAATGCCTGCTACTGGGCTGTACTGTTGCTCGTCTTCCTCAACACGCTGACCATCGCCTCTGAGCACCACGGGCAGCCTGTGTGGCTCACCCAGATCCAGG AGTACGCCAACAAAGTGTTGCTCTGTCTGTTCACGGTGGAGATGCTTCTCAAGCTGTATGGTCTGGGCCCCTCTGCCTATGTCTCTTCCTTCTTCAACCGCTTTGACTGCTTCGTGGTCTGTGGGGGCATCCTGGAGACCACCTTGGTGGAGGTGGGCACCATGCAGCCCTTGGGCATCTCAGTGCTCCGATGTGTGCGCCTCCTCAGGATCTTTAAGGTCACCAG ACACTGGGCATCTCTGAGCAATCTGGTGGCATCCCTGCTCAATTCAATGAAATCCATCGCATCCTTGctgcttcttctcttcctcttcatcaTTATCTTCTCCCTGCTTGGCATGCAGCTGTTTGGGGGCAAGTTCAACTTTGACCAGACCCACACCAAGCGAAGCACCTTTGACACGTTCCCCCAGGCCCTCCTCACTGTCTTTCAG ATCCTGACAGGTGAGGACTGGAATGTGGTCATGTATGATGGTATCATGGCATACGGTGGTCCCTTCTTCCCAGGAATGCTGGTGTGCATCTATTTCATCATTCTCTTCATCTGTGGCAACT ACATCCTGTTGAACGTGTTTCTTGCCATTGCTGTGGACAACCTGGCTAGTGGAGATGCAGGCACTGCCAAGGACAAGGGCGG GGAGAAGAGCAGTGAGAAGGACCTCCCACCGGAGAATGAAGGCCTG GTGCCTggtgtggagaaagaggaagaggagggtacaaggagggaaggagcag acatggaggaggaggaggaagaagaagaggaagaagaggaagaaggtgcAGGCGGTGTGGAACTCCTGCAGGAAGTTGTACCCAAGGAGAAGGTGGTACCCATCCCTGAGGGCAGCgccttcttctgcctcagccaaaCCAACCC GCTGAGGAAGGGCTGCCACACCCTCATCCACCATCATGTCTTCACCAATCTTATCCTGGTGTTCATCATCCTCAGCAGTGTGTCCCTGGCCGCTGAGGACCCCATCCGAGCCCACTCCTTCCGCAACCAC ATGACAGTGTTTGGGGCCTTCCTGCACCGCGGCTCCTTCTGCCGTAGCTGGTTTAATATGTTGGATCTGCTAGTGGTCAGTGTGTCCCTCATCTCCTTTGGCATCCA CTCCAGTGCCATCTCAGTGGTGAAGATTCTGCGAGTACTGCGAGTACTGCGGCCCCTCCGAGCCATCAACAGGGCCAAGGGACTCAAG GGGAAATTCTACACCTGCACGGACGAGGCCAAACACACCCCTCAAGAATGCAA GGGCTCCTTCCTGGTGTACCCAGATGGAGATGTGTCACGGCCCCTGGTCCGGGAGCGGCTCTGGGTCAACAGTGATTTCAACTTTGACAATGTCCTTTCAGCCATGATGGCCCTGTTCACTGTCTCCACCTTTGAAGGCTGGCCTGC ACTGCTATACAAGGCCATCGATGCTTATGCAGAGGACCACGGCCCCATCTATAATTACCGTGTGGAAATCTCAGTGTTCTTCATTGTCTACATCATCATCATTGCGTTCTTCATGATGAACATCTTCGTGGGCTTCGTCATCATCACCTTCCGTGCCCAGGGCGAGCAGGAGTATCAAAACTGTGAGCTGGACAAGAACCAG CGTCAGTGTGTGGAATATGCCCTCAAGGCCCAGCCACTCCGTCGTTACATCCCCAAGAACCCGCATCAGTATCGTGTGTGGGCCACTGTGAACTCTGCTGCCTTCGAGTACCTGATGTTCCTGCTCATCCTGCTCAACACAGTTGCCCTAGCCATGCAG CACTATGAGCAGACTGCTCCCTTCAACTACGCCATGGACATCCTCAACATGGTCTTCACTGGTCTCTTCACTATTGAGATGGTGCTCAAAATCATCGCCTTCAAGCCCAAG CATTACTTTACTGACGCCTGGAACACGTTTGATGCTCTTATCGTGGTGGGCAGCGTAGTAGATATTGCCGTCACTGAAGTCAAT AGCTCTGAGGACAGCTCCCGCATTTCCATCACCTTCTTTCGCCTCTTCCGAGTCATGCGGCTGGTCAAGCTTCTCAGTAAGGGTGAAGGGATCCGCACATTGCTCTGGACATTCATCAAGTCCTTCCAG GCCTTGCCCTATGTGGCTCTTCTCATCGCAATGATATTCTTCATCTATGCCGTCATTGGCATGCAG ATGTTCGGCAAGGTGGCTCTTCAGGATGGCACACAGATAAACCGAAACAACAACTTCCAGACTTTTCCACAGGCTGTGCTGCTTCTGTTCAG GTGTGCCACTGGTGAGGCATGGCAGGAGATAATGCTTGCCAGCCTTCCCGGAAATCGGTGTGATCCTGAGTCTGACTTCGGCCCTGGTGAAGAGTTTACCTGTGGTAGCAATTTTGCCATCGCCTATTTCATCAGCTTCTTCATGCTCTGTGCCTTCCTG ATCATAAATCTCTTTGTGGCTGTGATCATGGACAACTTTGATTATCTCACCAGAGATTGGTCCATCCTGGGCCCCCATCACCTTGATGAATTCAAGAGGATCTGGTCTGAATATGACCCTGGGGCCAA ggGCCACATCAAACACTTGGATGTGGTTGCCCTGCTGAGACGTATCCAGCCCCCTCTGGGATTCGGGAAGCTGTGCCCACACCGAGTAGCCTGCAAG AGACTTGTGGCAATGAACATGCCCCTCAACTCAGATGGGACGGTGACATTCAACGCCACACTCTTTGCCCTGGTCCGGACATCCCTGAAGATCAAGACAGAAG GGAACCTGGAGCAAGCCAACCAGGAGCTGCGGATTGTCATCAAAAAGATCTGGAAGCGGATGAAGCAGAAGCTGCTAGATGAGGTCATCCCCCCACCAGACG AGGAGGAGGTCACCGTGGGCAAATTCTACGCCACATTTCTGATCCAGGACTATTTCCGCAAAttcaggaggaggaaagaaaaagggctACTAGGCAACGAGGCCGCCCCTAGCACCTCCTCCGCCCTTCAG GCTGGTCTGCGGAGCCTGCAGGACTTGGGTCCTGAGATGCGGCAGGCCCTCAcctgtgaggaggaggaagaagaggggcaggagggagtggaggaggaagatgagaagGACTTGGAAACTAACAAA GCCACGATGGTCTCCCAGCCCCCATCTCGCCGGGGCTCCAGGATTTCTGTGTCTCTGCCTGTCGGGGACAGACTTCCAGATTCACTCTCCCTTGGGCCCAGTGATGATGATAGGGGGACTCCCACCTCCAGTCAGCCCAGTGTGCCCCAGGCTGGATCCAACACCCACAG GAGAGGCTCTGGGGCTCTCATTTTCACCATCCCAGAAGAAGGAAATTCTCAGCCCAAGGGAACCAGAGGTCAAGACAAGcaggatgaggatgaggaagtCCCTGATCG GCTCTCCTACCTAGATGAGCAGGCAGGGACTCCCCCGTACCCAGTCCTTTTGCCACCTCACAGAGCTCAGAGATACATGGATGGGCACCTTGCACCACGCCGCCGTCTGTTGCCCCCCACACCTGCAG gtCGGAAGCCCTCCTTCACCATCCAGTGTCTGCAGCGCCAGGGCAGTTGTGAGGATTTACCCATCCCAGGCACCTATCATCGTGGGCGAAATTCAGGGCCCAATAGGGCTCAG GGTTCCTGGGCAACACCACCTCAGCGGGGTCGGCTCCTGTATGCTCCGCTGTTGTTGGTGGAAGAGGGTGCAGCGGGGGAGGGGTACCTCGGCAGATCCAGTGGCCCACTGCGCACCTTCACCTGTCTGCACGTGCCTGGAACCCACTCGGACCCCAGCCATGGGAAGAGGGGCAGTGCCGACAGCTTGGTGGAGGCT GTGCTCATATCGGAGGGTCTGGGCCTCTTTGCTCGAGACCCACGTTTCGTGGCCCTGGCCAAGCAGGAGATTGCAGATGCATGTCGCCTGACACTGGATGAGATGGACAGTGCTGCCAGTGACCTGCTGGCACAGGGAACCAGCTCGCTCTATAGCGACGAGGAGTCCATCCTTTCCCGCTTCGACGAGGAGGACTTGGGAGACGAGATGGCCTGCGTCCATGCCCTCTGA